In Parasphingorhabdus halotolerans, a single window of DNA contains:
- the gatB gene encoding Asp-tRNA(Asn)/Glu-tRNA(Gln) amidotransferase subunit GatB, whose translation MTESKYLIQGATGDWEVVIGLEVHAQITSNAKLFSGASTEFGAEPNTQVSLVDAAMPGMLPTLNGECVRQAVRTGLAINAQINKYSRFDRKNYFYADLPQGYQISQLYHPIVGEGVVQISLDEKDPDAHGKAIGVERIHIEQDAGKLMHDQHPTMSYVDLNRCGVALMEIVSKPDMASPKEAAAYVRKLRSILRYVGSCDGNMEQGSMRADVNVSVRKPGGELGTRTETKNVNSMRFIQQVIEYEAQRQVNLIEDGGEVVQETRLFDTDKGVTRSMRSKEDAHDYRYFPDPDLLPLELEDDFIFDCKASLPELPDEKRARYKNVLGLSAYNAAILTADHETAMWFEELLETTDKPEEIASSAANWLTSELFGALNKMGVGIENSPVSPAQAAELLGLVADGTISGKIAKQVFEIMLETGDGAAKIVEDQGLKQESDTGAIEAVIADVIASNQDKVEQYRGGKDKLFGFFVGQTMKAMQGKANPQVVNELLKKTLA comes from the coding sequence ATGACTGAATCAAAATATCTAATACAGGGCGCAACGGGCGATTGGGAGGTCGTAATCGGCCTTGAAGTCCATGCGCAAATTACCTCCAACGCAAAGCTTTTCTCTGGCGCATCCACCGAATTTGGCGCCGAACCGAACACGCAGGTCAGTCTCGTAGACGCCGCGATGCCCGGAATGCTACCCACGCTGAACGGCGAATGCGTCCGTCAGGCGGTGCGCACCGGCCTTGCGATCAATGCGCAGATCAACAAATATTCACGCTTTGACCGGAAAAATTATTTCTACGCCGATTTGCCGCAGGGGTATCAGATTTCCCAGCTTTATCATCCGATTGTGGGTGAGGGCGTTGTCCAGATTTCGCTCGATGAAAAAGACCCTGACGCGCACGGCAAGGCGATTGGTGTCGAACGTATCCATATCGAGCAGGACGCCGGCAAGCTGATGCACGACCAGCATCCAACCATGTCCTACGTCGACCTCAACCGTTGCGGTGTTGCGCTGATGGAGATTGTCTCCAAGCCGGATATGGCTTCTCCCAAGGAAGCAGCGGCCTATGTGCGGAAATTGCGCTCAATTCTTCGTTATGTCGGCAGCTGTGATGGTAATATGGAGCAGGGCTCGATGCGCGCCGATGTAAATGTCAGCGTCCGCAAACCGGGCGGCGAGCTTGGCACGCGCACGGAAACCAAAAACGTCAACTCGATGCGCTTCATCCAGCAGGTGATTGAATATGAAGCCCAGCGTCAGGTCAATCTGATCGAAGACGGCGGCGAAGTGGTGCAGGAAACACGTCTGTTTGACACCGACAAGGGCGTTACTCGTTCCATGCGTTCCAAAGAGGATGCGCATGATTATCGCTATTTCCCCGACCCGGACTTGCTACCGCTGGAACTGGAAGATGATTTCATTTTCGATTGCAAAGCGAGCCTGCCCGAACTCCCTGACGAGAAACGCGCGCGTTACAAGAACGTGCTGGGGCTGAGCGCATACAATGCGGCCATTCTGACGGCAGATCACGAAACCGCGATGTGGTTTGAGGAATTGCTTGAAACCACCGACAAGCCCGAAGAAATTGCCAGTTCTGCGGCAAATTGGCTGACCTCCGAGCTATTCGGTGCGCTCAACAAAATGGGCGTCGGCATCGAAAACAGCCCGGTATCGCCAGCACAGGCAGCAGAATTGCTAGGCTTGGTCGCAGATGGCACCATTTCGGGGAAAATCGCGAAGCAGGTCTTTGAAATCATGCTCGAAACCGGAGACGGTGCAGCGAAAATAGTTGAAGATCAGGGCCTAAAACAGGAGTCCGATACGGGCGCGATCGAAGCGGTGATCGCTGACGTCATTGCGTCAAACCAGGATAAAGTAGAACAATATCGCGGTGGCAAGGACAAGCTGTTCGGCTTCTTTGTAGGGCAAACCATGAAGGCGATGCAGGGCAAAGCCAATCCGCAAGTGGTGAATGAATTGCTGAAGAAAACTCTTGCTTGA